Proteins from one Vibrio pomeroyi genomic window:
- the atpE gene encoding F0F1 ATP synthase subunit C, producing the protein MDIVSAVLYVAGALLIGLGAAGAASGIGNLAGKYLEGVARQPDLTPMLRTQFFIMMGLVDAVPMIGVGIGLYIIFAVA; encoded by the coding sequence ATGGATATCGTAAGCGCAGTTTTATATGTAGCAGGTGCATTACTGATCGGTTTAGGTGCAGCGGGTGCGGCATCTGGTATTGGTAACTTAGCAGGTAAGTACCTTGAAGGTGTTGCTCGTCAACCGGATCTTACTCCAATGCTTCGTACTCAATTCTTCATCATGATGGGCCTTGTGGATGCAGTACCGATGATCGGTGTTGGTATCGGTCTATACATCATCTTTGCCGTGGCTTAA
- a CDS encoding F0F1 ATP synthase subunit B has protein sequence MNLNASMFGQAISFVIFVWLCMKYVWPPLTAMLDERQKEIADGLRHSENAAKELELAKSNGAQLVEDAKRNVTELIEQGKKRRNEIISLAHEEAEQEKARILEQGRAELEGERQKLRRELQADMADAVIQSAQKLISKNLDSETNRALVDQLISEL, from the coding sequence ATGAACTTAAATGCAAGCATGTTTGGACAAGCAATATCCTTCGTGATTTTTGTTTGGCTGTGCATGAAATATGTATGGCCCCCTCTCACCGCAATGTTAGACGAGCGCCAAAAAGAAATCGCTGATGGTTTACGCCACTCAGAGAATGCTGCGAAAGAGCTAGAACTAGCGAAATCAAATGGCGCACAACTCGTCGAAGATGCAAAAAGAAACGTGACTGAACTGATTGAACAAGGCAAAAAACGCCGCAACGAAATCATCAGCTTAGCTCACGAAGAAGCCGAGCAAGAAAAGGCACGCATCTTAGAACAAGGTAGAGCTGAACTCGAAGGCGAACGTCAAAAGTTACGCCGTGAGCTTCAGGCGGACATGGCAGACGCTGTTATTCAAAGTGCACAAAAACTGATTAGCAAAAACCTAGATTCTGAAACGAACCGAGCGTTAGTTGATCAATTGATTAGCGAACTCTAA
- a CDS encoding RidA family protein, with the protein MNAQTKKHPVKTALFASKAPLEWAIVNNGTLYTAQIPIDETGAVVEGGIEAQTRQTFNNLVHTLECAGESMDSVLQVLIYVTDREYLKTVNSVYGEYFNAPYPNRAAVVVAGLAREEMLVEFVVYASASQPE; encoded by the coding sequence GTGAACGCACAAACTAAAAAACACCCAGTAAAAACCGCTCTTTTTGCTTCAAAAGCACCGCTAGAGTGGGCAATCGTAAATAACGGCACTCTATACACCGCGCAGATTCCAATTGATGAAACAGGCGCAGTCGTAGAAGGCGGTATCGAAGCGCAAACGCGTCAGACTTTTAACAACCTTGTTCATACATTGGAGTGTGCAGGCGAATCGATGGATTCAGTGTTGCAAGTTCTGATTTACGTGACAGACCGTGAATACCTAAAAACGGTCAACAGCGTATACGGAGAATATTTCAATGCACCTTATCCAAACCGTGCAGCGGTCGTCGTTGCAGGGTTAGCAAGAGAAGAGATGCTGGTCGAGTTCGTGGTTTATGCATCGGCGTCTCAACCTGAATAA
- a CDS encoding dipeptidase has protein sequence MYQQRIVIDGLQYCNWNREYFQTLKASGITAVHATAVYHETARETLSRFAEWNLRFEQNADLIMPIHSMADVETAKATGKVGIFLGAQNCSPIDDEIGLIEVMRKQGLLIMQLTYNNQSLLATGCYEKNDTGITRFGKQAIEEMNRVGMIIDMSHSAERSTLEAIDLSSRPICISHANPTFAHDALRNKSNDVIKALTARGGLIGFSLYPFHLPNGSQCTLEDFCQMVATTADMVGVEHLGIGSDLCLNQPQAVLEWMRNGRWSKAMDYGEGSANNSGWPDALPWFCGSAGMENIYNGLMRHGFSESEAGQVLGENWFNFLKDGLEPQSKG, from the coding sequence ATGTACCAGCAACGGATTGTTATAGATGGATTGCAATACTGCAATTGGAACAGAGAATATTTCCAAACACTAAAGGCGAGCGGCATTACAGCAGTTCACGCTACCGCGGTTTACCACGAGACAGCTCGTGAAACCTTATCTCGTTTTGCAGAGTGGAACTTAAGATTCGAGCAGAACGCAGACCTTATCATGCCGATTCACTCAATGGCTGATGTAGAGACTGCAAAAGCGACTGGTAAAGTCGGCATTTTCCTTGGTGCTCAAAACTGTTCTCCAATCGACGATGAGATTGGTCTTATCGAAGTGATGCGTAAGCAAGGTCTGTTGATCATGCAACTGACGTACAACAACCAGAGCTTATTGGCAACGGGTTGCTACGAAAAGAACGACACCGGTATTACTCGCTTTGGTAAACAAGCCATCGAAGAGATGAACCGAGTGGGCATGATCATCGATATGTCTCACAGTGCCGAGCGCTCAACACTTGAAGCGATTGACTTGTCTTCTCGCCCTATTTGTATCAGCCACGCGAACCCAACGTTTGCTCATGATGCACTGCGAAACAAATCAAACGATGTGATTAAAGCCCTAACCGCACGCGGCGGCCTAATCGGATTCAGCTTATACCCATTTCACCTACCAAACGGCAGCCAATGTACGTTGGAAGACTTCTGCCAGATGGTTGCGACTACGGCTGACATGGTCGGCGTAGAGCACCTCGGTATTGGTAGTGACCTATGCTTAAACCAACCTCAAGCCGTTCTTGAATGGATGAGAAATGGTCGTTGGTCTAAAGCAATGGACTACGGTGAAGGCTCTGCGAACAACTCAGGTTGGCCAGATGCGTTGCCTTGGTTCTGCGGTAGTGCGGGTATGGAAAACATATATAACGGATTGATGCGTCATGGTTTTAGCGAGTCTGAAGCTGGGCAAGTCTTGGGAGAAAACTGGTTTAACTTCTTGAAAGATGGCCTAGAGCCTCAAAGCAAGGGTTAA
- a CDS encoding F0F1 ATP synthase subunit delta: MSDYTNIAHPYAKASFDFALGENKLQEWHSMLSILVTVAEEETIAKQISSAEGSRTDSEELANLFIHICQGLVDDHVINLVRVLAENGRLAVIRDLFNLFSDLKDEHERVIPVTVTSSELLTQDQVISLTAALEKKLERQVEMEQVIDDTLVGGIVIKAGETVIDGSLNTSINRLANQLHAR, translated from the coding sequence ATGTCAGATTACACCAATATTGCTCATCCCTACGCTAAGGCATCGTTCGACTTTGCTTTAGGTGAAAACAAGTTGCAAGAGTGGCACTCAATGCTGTCGATTCTTGTGACGGTAGCGGAAGAAGAAACAATCGCTAAGCAGATCTCTTCAGCAGAAGGTTCTCGCACTGACTCTGAAGAACTGGCCAATCTCTTCATTCATATTTGCCAAGGGCTCGTTGATGACCACGTCATTAATCTCGTTCGAGTCTTGGCTGAGAATGGCCGTCTTGCAGTGATAAGAGACCTGTTTAACTTGTTCAGCGATCTAAAGGACGAACATGAACGTGTAATTCCTGTCACTGTCACCAGTTCAGAATTGCTTACACAAGATCAGGTTATCTCCCTAACGGCTGCACTTGAGAAGAAATTAGAGCGTCAAGTTGAAATGGAACAGGTTATTGATGACACGCTGGTTGGCGGGATTGTTATCAAAGCGGGTGAAACCGTTATCGATGGTTCTTTAAATACATCAATTAACCGATTAGCTAATCAGCTTCACGCGAGATAG
- the atpB gene encoding F0F1 ATP synthase subunit A, translating into MDQVTTAHEYIEHHLTFLTTGDGFWAFNIDSMLVSWITGLLFIGAFRYVVTKGTSGVPGRFQCFIELIFDFVNNLVKEIFQAEDKLIGPLALTTFVWVLLMNAVDLLPIDLIPGLTRVIGLEHFRDLPTADVNIPMSMALGVFILLLTYTLKNKGLKGFIKELTTQPFDNPLLYPVNFVLELITLISKPISLGLRLFGNMYAGEMIFILIALMPWWMQWALSVPWALFHILIVFLQAFIFMVLTVVYLAMATEEHH; encoded by the coding sequence ATGGATCAAGTAACTACCGCTCACGAATACATAGAGCATCACTTAACCTTCTTAACTACTGGTGATGGTTTCTGGGCGTTCAACATTGACTCAATGTTGGTATCTTGGATTACAGGTTTACTGTTCATTGGGGCGTTTCGATATGTCGTGACCAAAGGCACTAGCGGTGTTCCAGGTCGTTTTCAATGTTTTATCGAACTCATCTTTGATTTTGTTAACAACCTAGTCAAAGAGATTTTTCAAGCGGAAGATAAATTAATAGGGCCACTGGCATTAACCACTTTTGTTTGGGTGTTGTTAATGAACGCAGTTGATTTATTACCTATTGATTTAATACCAGGGTTAACTCGAGTAATCGGCCTTGAACACTTTAGAGATCTACCGACGGCGGACGTAAATATCCCAATGTCGATGGCACTCGGTGTGTTTATTTTACTGTTAACCTATACGTTAAAAAATAAAGGTTTGAAAGGCTTTATCAAAGAGCTTACTACTCAGCCATTTGATAACCCTCTTTTATATCCTGTTAACTTTGTTCTTGAATTAATTACATTAATTTCAAAACCAATATCACTAGGCTTACGATTATTCGGAAACATGTATGCAGGCGAGATGATATTCATCCTTATTGCATTAATGCCATGGTGGATGCAATGGGCACTGAGTGTTCCATGGGCTTTATTCCACATATTAATCGTATTCTTACAAGCATTTATATTTATGGTGCTGACCGTTGTTTATTTAGCAATGGCAACAGAAGAACACCATTAA
- the atpG gene encoding F0F1 ATP synthase subunit gamma, producing the protein MANTKEIRTKIGSVSNTQKITSAMEMVAASKMRKVQDNMTLTRPYAENMRKVISHVASGSLEYQHPYLQQREPKRVAYIIISSDRGLCGGLNSNLFKKVLEEMEQWQAKGVEVETTLIGSKAISFFQRSGNVIAQTSGLGDAPKLEDILGTVNAMLEHYDEEKIDSLFLVYNQFVNTMVQAPTALQLLPHPSDTEADGEARKARRWDYIYEQAPRDILSELLHRYIESQVYQGIVESIACEQAARMVAMKAATDNAGQLIDDLQLVYNKARQAAITQELSEIVSGAQAV; encoded by the coding sequence ATGGCAAATACTAAAGAAATTCGCACCAAGATAGGCAGTGTTAGTAACACTCAGAAAATCACCAGTGCAATGGAGATGGTTGCGGCAAGTAAGATGCGTAAAGTTCAGGACAACATGACGTTAACGCGTCCCTATGCCGAGAACATGCGCAAAGTTATCTCTCACGTCGCATCGGGGTCACTGGAATACCAGCACCCCTATCTTCAACAGCGTGAACCAAAACGCGTTGCTTACATCATTATTTCGTCTGACAGAGGCTTATGTGGTGGCTTGAACTCAAACCTGTTCAAGAAAGTGTTGGAAGAGATGGAACAATGGCAGGCCAAGGGTGTTGAGGTAGAAACCACTCTAATCGGTTCGAAAGCTATCTCATTTTTCCAACGCAGCGGCAATGTTATCGCGCAAACGTCAGGCCTTGGTGACGCGCCTAAATTGGAAGACATCTTAGGCACAGTGAATGCGATGCTGGAGCATTACGACGAAGAAAAGATCGACAGTTTATTTCTCGTTTACAACCAGTTCGTGAACACCATGGTTCAAGCACCAACGGCTTTGCAGTTGCTACCCCACCCTTCTGACACAGAGGCTGATGGTGAAGCAAGAAAAGCGCGTCGTTGGGATTACATCTATGAACAAGCGCCAAGAGACATCCTCTCTGAGCTGTTACATCGATACATTGAATCGCAAGTGTACCAAGGCATCGTAGAGAGCATTGCCTGTGAGCAAGCAGCCCGAATGGTAGCCATGAAAGCGGCGACCGATAACGCAGGCCAACTCATTGATGATTTGCAATTGGTGTACAACAAAGCGAGACAGGCTGCCATTACCCAAGAACTGAGTGAAATAGTCTCAGGCGCTCAAGCTGTCTAG
- the atpA gene encoding F0F1 ATP synthase subunit alpha, which produces MQLNSNEISDLIKNRIAKFNVSTEARNEGTIVSVRDGIITINGLADVMQGEMIELPGAKYALALNLDTHSVGAVVMGPYTDLSEGMKVKGTGRILEVPVGNGLLGRVVNTLGEPIDGKGPVSCDRLDPVEVIAPGVIERKSVDQPIQTGYKAVDTMVPIGRGQRELIIGDRQTGKTALAIDAIINQKDSGIKCVYVAIGQKASTIANVVRKLEDHDALKNTIVVVASASESAALQYLAPYAGCTMGEYFRDRGEDALIIYDDLSKQAVAYRQISLLLKRPPGREAFPGDVFYLHSRLLERAARVNAEYVEKFTNGEVKGQTGSLTALPIIETQAGDVSAFVPTNVISITDGQVFLQTQLFNSGLRPAVDPGISVSRVGGAAQCKIIKKLSGGIRTSLAQYRELAAFAQFSSDLDEMTRKQLDHGERVTELMKQKQYSPMSVAEQATVIYAAEKGYLADVELHKVARFEEELIAYAQAQNPELFDTINANGDYNDEIDSALAKLLGDFVALKAW; this is translated from the coding sequence ATGCAATTAAATTCTAATGAAATCAGCGATCTAATCAAAAATCGCATCGCGAAGTTTAATGTGAGCACCGAAGCTCGCAATGAAGGCACTATCGTATCGGTTCGTGACGGTATCATCACCATTAATGGCCTAGCGGATGTGATGCAAGGTGAGATGATTGAGCTACCGGGCGCCAAGTACGCACTCGCACTTAACCTAGATACCCACTCAGTCGGCGCCGTTGTTATGGGCCCATACACTGACCTATCTGAAGGTATGAAAGTAAAAGGTACGGGTCGTATCTTGGAAGTACCAGTAGGTAACGGCCTACTTGGCCGTGTTGTTAACACACTAGGCGAACCTATCGATGGTAAAGGCCCAGTAAGCTGTGACCGACTTGACCCAGTAGAAGTGATTGCACCGGGTGTAATCGAGCGTAAGTCAGTCGATCAACCAATTCAAACGGGCTACAAAGCAGTAGACACCATGGTGCCTATCGGTCGTGGTCAACGTGAACTTATCATCGGTGACCGTCAGACAGGTAAAACAGCGCTCGCTATCGATGCCATCATCAACCAAAAAGACTCTGGCATTAAATGTGTTTATGTTGCGATTGGCCAAAAAGCGTCAACCATCGCTAACGTGGTTCGTAAACTTGAAGACCACGATGCACTTAAAAACACCATTGTTGTTGTGGCATCCGCATCAGAATCAGCAGCGCTTCAATACCTAGCACCTTATGCGGGTTGCACCATGGGTGAATACTTCCGTGACCGCGGTGAAGACGCACTGATCATCTACGATGACCTATCAAAACAAGCCGTTGCTTACCGTCAAATTTCATTACTATTGAAACGCCCACCGGGCCGTGAAGCCTTCCCTGGCGACGTATTTTACCTTCACTCACGCCTTCTAGAACGTGCCGCACGAGTGAATGCAGAGTATGTAGAGAAGTTCACTAATGGTGAAGTGAAAGGCCAAACAGGCTCATTAACCGCGCTGCCTATCATTGAAACTCAAGCGGGTGACGTGTCTGCGTTTGTACCAACCAACGTAATCTCAATCACCGATGGTCAGGTTTTCCTTCAAACCCAACTATTCAACTCAGGCTTACGTCCTGCTGTCGATCCAGGTATATCGGTATCTCGTGTGGGTGGTGCAGCACAGTGCAAGATCATCAAAAAATTGTCGGGCGGTATCCGTACTTCATTGGCTCAATACCGTGAGCTAGCTGCATTTGCTCAGTTCTCTTCTGATCTAGATGAGATGACACGTAAACAGCTCGACCATGGTGAGCGTGTGACTGAGTTGATGAAGCAAAAACAATACTCTCCGATGTCTGTCGCTGAGCAAGCAACAGTTATCTACGCAGCAGAAAAAGGCTATTTGGCTGACGTTGAGTTGCACAAAGTGGCGCGTTTCGAAGAAGAGTTAATTGCTTATGCACAAGCTCAGAACCCAGAGTTGTTCGACACCATCAATGCCAACGGTGACTACAACGATGAGATCGACAGCGCACTTGCAAAACTGCTTGGTGACTTTGTAGCGTTGAAAGCTTGGTAA
- a CDS encoding aldehyde dehydrogenase family protein, with protein MTQLQNVQAENALYIGGEWQAGVSTVANINPSDISENIGNFAQASAEQVQQAISAAKHAQPEWEKTPIERKQAVLQAIGDELIARCDELGTLLSREEGKPFAEGRGEIYRAGQFFQYFAAEVLRQIGDNADSVRPGVSVEVTREAVGVIGIISPWNFPTATAAWKIAPALAFGNSVIWKPANLTPASAVALTEIIHRQGIPAGTFNLVLGSGSTVGDALINSKEVNGVSFTGSVDTGRKVAAATAPNFVRCQLEMGSKNALVIADDADIQTAVDATIAGSFSGAGQKCTASSRLVVMDSIHDQYVEALIKRMSELKVGHALEEGVFMGPVVDGNQLEANLGWVEKARQSGGELAFGGERLSMKHEGFYMSPTLFLNTKNDWEVNQEEVFAPMASVIRVADLEEAIATTNDTRFGLTGGIITQSLRTSAMFKQQAQTGCVMVNLPTAGTDYHVPFGGRKESSFGPREQGQYAKEFYTVVKTAYQRPY; from the coding sequence ATGACTCAATTACAGAATGTTCAAGCAGAAAACGCACTTTACATTGGCGGCGAATGGCAAGCGGGTGTAAGTACCGTTGCGAACATTAACCCATCAGATATTTCTGAAAACATCGGTAACTTTGCACAAGCAAGTGCTGAACAAGTTCAACAAGCGATTTCAGCGGCAAAGCACGCTCAACCAGAGTGGGAAAAAACGCCGATTGAACGTAAGCAAGCGGTACTTCAAGCGATTGGTGACGAGCTGATTGCACGTTGTGATGAGCTAGGCACGCTTCTTTCTCGTGAAGAAGGTAAGCCTTTTGCTGAAGGCCGTGGTGAGATTTACCGTGCTGGTCAGTTCTTCCAATACTTCGCGGCTGAAGTGCTTCGTCAGATTGGCGACAACGCGGACTCAGTACGCCCAGGCGTTTCAGTTGAAGTGACTCGTGAAGCGGTAGGCGTTATCGGCATCATCTCTCCTTGGAACTTCCCGACAGCAACGGCTGCTTGGAAAATTGCCCCAGCACTGGCTTTCGGTAACAGCGTTATTTGGAAACCAGCAAACCTAACACCAGCAAGTGCGGTTGCGCTTACAGAGATCATCCACCGTCAAGGTATCCCTGCAGGTACGTTTAACCTTGTACTAGGTAGCGGTTCAACGGTAGGTGATGCTCTGATCAACTCTAAAGAAGTGAACGGTGTGAGCTTTACCGGTTCTGTTGATACGGGTCGTAAGGTTGCGGCTGCTACAGCGCCAAACTTCGTTCGTTGCCAACTGGAAATGGGCAGTAAAAACGCACTTGTTATCGCAGACGATGCTGATATCCAAACTGCGGTTGATGCAACGATTGCAGGTTCGTTCTCGGGTGCTGGTCAAAAATGTACCGCGTCTTCTCGCCTTGTGGTTATGGATAGCATTCACGACCAATACGTTGAAGCACTGATTAAGCGTATGAGTGAGCTGAAAGTGGGTCACGCATTAGAAGAGGGCGTGTTCATGGGCCCAGTTGTCGATGGCAACCAACTTGAAGCGAACCTAGGCTGGGTTGAGAAAGCACGTCAAAGCGGCGGTGAGCTGGCATTTGGTGGTGAACGCTTGAGCATGAAGCACGAAGGTTTCTACATGTCTCCAACGCTGTTCTTGAACACTAAGAACGATTGGGAAGTGAACCAAGAAGAAGTGTTCGCACCAATGGCGAGCGTGATTCGTGTTGCTGACTTAGAAGAAGCGATTGCGACAACCAACGATACTCGCTTCGGTCTAACGGGCGGCATCATTACTCAAAGCCTACGTACTAGCGCGATGTTCAAGCAACAAGCGCAAACAGGTTGTGTGATGGTGAACCTACCAACAGCAGGCACGGATTACCACGTACCGTTTGGTGGCCGTAAAGAGTCTAGCTTCGGTCCTCGAGAGCAAGGCCAATACGCGAAAGAGTTCTACACAGTGGTTAAGACGGCTTACCAGCGTCCTTATTAA
- a CDS encoding LysR family transcriptional regulator, with protein MSIKLQQLKHFVLVVEEGGFRAASHRANRSQAALSTSIKELEKILGQPLFETGNKSTLTPFGEICLPKIIQFLNVYKALDNDLRAAAAGQQGRVRIASVPSVAAKLIPSVLGAFCEQYPNVEVSLIDDNAAGVEARLLSGEVDVALGNSSHLEEESIDFTPLLSDPIGVVCLRDNPIASQLEGIEWQTLLKQPFIRNGTCTLLDPTPARMLSEQALYSVENITSLFSVLELGIGVTTLPKLAFPTNETRLVWIPLIDPPLQRQIGIFRLSDRTISPQAQAFHDLCIQYLSYEEE; from the coding sequence ATGAGTATTAAGCTACAACAGTTAAAACATTTTGTTTTAGTGGTCGAAGAAGGCGGATTTCGAGCAGCATCTCATCGAGCAAATCGCTCGCAAGCGGCACTTTCCACATCGATAAAAGAGCTAGAAAAAATACTCGGCCAGCCACTGTTTGAAACAGGCAACAAATCAACGCTCACACCTTTCGGAGAAATATGCCTTCCAAAAATCATTCAGTTCCTTAATGTTTACAAAGCGTTAGATAATGACCTACGTGCAGCCGCGGCAGGACAACAAGGAAGAGTTCGAATCGCGAGCGTGCCATCGGTCGCAGCAAAATTAATCCCTAGCGTTTTAGGGGCTTTTTGTGAACAGTACCCAAATGTAGAAGTCAGCTTGATTGATGATAATGCGGCTGGTGTAGAGGCAAGATTACTCTCTGGAGAAGTGGATGTAGCCCTCGGAAACAGCTCCCATTTAGAAGAAGAGAGCATCGATTTCACGCCATTACTGTCCGATCCTATTGGTGTGGTCTGCCTCAGAGACAACCCTATCGCCTCTCAGTTAGAGGGAATCGAATGGCAAACTTTGTTAAAACAACCCTTCATTCGCAACGGGACGTGCACCCTACTTGACCCAACACCTGCGCGAATGCTCAGCGAACAAGCGCTCTATTCCGTGGAGAACATCACTTCGCTGTTTTCGGTATTAGAACTTGGGATAGGCGTCACCACGCTGCCAAAGCTGGCCTTCCCTACCAATGAGACTCGCTTAGTGTGGATTCCGTTGATTGACCCGCCGCTACAGCGTCAGATCGGTATTTTTAGATTGTCTGATCGTACGATTTCGCCACAAGCTCAAGCCTTCCACGACTTGTGTATTCAATATCTGAGCTATGAAGAAGAGTAA
- a CDS encoding ATP synthase subunit I yields MRLNGISSDILVAAKRVVLCQIVLAIGVVLYEVFFGNKVDMESSALGIGIAMLPPLFGFIYASLKVRKNPNYSLRDLMQMSRVVKITYTFLMFILAFQFFKLDNPVILYAYIFTMIGYFLTPFITASNRSEYA; encoded by the coding sequence ATGAGGCTTAATGGGATAAGTAGCGACATCCTTGTTGCCGCTAAAAGAGTTGTTCTCTGCCAAATAGTATTAGCCATCGGTGTAGTTTTATATGAAGTGTTTTTTGGTAATAAAGTAGATATGGAATCTTCAGCTTTGGGCATCGGAATTGCGATGTTACCTCCGCTGTTTGGATTTATATATGCAAGCCTAAAGGTACGTAAGAATCCTAATTATAGTTTACGTGACTTAATGCAAATGAGTCGTGTCGTGAAAATAACTTATACGTTCTTAATGTTTATATTGGCATTCCAGTTTTTCAAATTGGATAACCCAGTAATATTATACGCGTACATTTTTACAATGATTGGGTACTTCTTAACACCATTTATTACTGCCTCTAATAGATCGGAGTACGCGTAG
- the atpD gene encoding F0F1 ATP synthase subunit beta, protein MSVGKIVKVIGAVVDVEFSGGNSPRVYDALRVTSDEASSLVLEVQQQLGGNIVRCIAMGTSDGLRRGLTVENTGSPITVPVGEETLGRIMNVLGQPIDECGEIGQKESYEIHREAPSYEEQANSTELLETGVKVIDLICPFAKGGKIGLFGGAGVGKTVNMMELINNIAKAHSGLSVFTGVGERTREGNDFYYEMKEAGVLDKVAMVYGQMNEPPGNRLRVALTGLTMAERFRDEGRDVLLFIDNIYRYTLAGTEVSALLGRMPSAVGYQPTLAEEMGVLQERITSTRQGSITSIQAVYVPADDLTDPSPATTFAHLDATVVLSRNIAALGLYPAIDPLDSTSRQLDPLVVGQEHYDIAQTVQTTLQRYKELKDIIAILGMDELSTEDKQIVSRARKIERFLTQPYHVAEVFTGQKGVFVPLSETLRGFKGLLSGEYDDIPEQAFLYCGSIDEVLKKAKSL, encoded by the coding sequence ATGAGTGTTGGAAAAATAGTAAAAGTAATCGGCGCGGTAGTTGACGTCGAATTCAGCGGCGGCAACAGCCCTCGCGTTTATGATGCATTGAGAGTAACCAGCGACGAAGCAAGCTCGCTAGTATTGGAAGTTCAGCAACAACTTGGCGGCAACATCGTTCGCTGTATTGCAATGGGTACATCTGATGGCTTGCGCCGCGGTCTAACCGTTGAAAATACAGGTTCTCCGATCACCGTCCCTGTGGGTGAAGAGACTCTAGGCCGTATCATGAACGTGCTTGGTCAACCTATCGATGAGTGTGGTGAAATCGGCCAGAAAGAGAGCTACGAAATTCACCGTGAAGCGCCCTCTTATGAAGAACAAGCTAACAGCACTGAGCTCCTAGAGACAGGTGTTAAGGTTATCGACCTTATTTGTCCGTTCGCTAAGGGTGGTAAAATCGGTCTGTTCGGTGGCGCGGGTGTAGGTAAAACCGTCAACATGATGGAGCTTATCAACAACATCGCTAAAGCTCACTCAGGTCTTTCTGTATTTACCGGTGTTGGTGAACGTACTCGTGAAGGTAACGATTTCTACTACGAGATGAAAGAAGCTGGCGTACTAGACAAAGTTGCCATGGTTTACGGCCAAATGAATGAGCCACCAGGAAACCGTCTTCGTGTTGCGCTGACTGGCCTTACTATGGCTGAACGCTTCCGTGATGAAGGCCGTGACGTACTGTTGTTCATTGATAACATCTACCGTTACACACTCGCGGGAACAGAAGTATCAGCACTGTTAGGTCGTATGCCTTCAGCTGTAGGTTACCAACCAACACTTGCCGAAGAGATGGGTGTTCTACAAGAACGTATTACATCAACCAGACAAGGTTCTATCACGTCTATCCAAGCGGTATACGTACCTGCAGATGACTTGACAGATCCATCGCCAGCAACAACCTTTGCTCACTTAGATGCGACTGTTGTATTGTCTCGTAACATCGCTGCATTGGGTCTATACCCTGCGATTGACCCGTTAGATTCGACCTCTCGTCAACTGGATCCTCTCGTGGTTGGTCAAGAGCACTACGACATTGCACAAACGGTTCAAACCACGCTGCAACGTTATAAAGAGCTTAAAGACATCATCGCGATTCTTGGTATGGATGAGCTTTCAACGGAAGATAAACAGATCGTATCTCGTGCTCGTAAGATTGAACGTTTCTTAACTCAGCCTTACCACGTAGCAGAAGTGTTTACCGGTCAGAAAGGTGTATTCGTACCGCTAAGCGAAACGCTAAGAGGCTTCAAAGGTCTGTTAAGTGGCGAGTATGACGACATCCCAGAGCAAGCGTTCTTGTACTGTGGCTCTATCGACGAAGTGCTTAAAAAAGCAAAATCACTCTAA